From a region of the Cervus canadensis isolate Bull #8, Minnesota chromosome 33, ASM1932006v1, whole genome shotgun sequence genome:
- the TAAR8 gene encoding trace amine-associated receptor 8, which translates to MASNLSQPDPVQLCYENVNRSCIKSPYSPASRVILYAVFGFGSLLAIFGNFLVMTSVLHFKQLHSPANFLIASLACADFLVGVTVMPFSMVRSVESCWYFGARFCALHSSCDVAFCYSSLFHLCFISIDRYIAVTDPLVYPTKFTVSVSGVCISIAWILPMVYSGAVFLTGVSDDGMEELVSALNCIGGCQIVVNQEWVLISVLVFFIPSLIMVILYGKIFIVAKQQALKIENTGSKAESESYKSRVAKRERKAAKTLGVTVVAFMISWLPYTIDILIDAFMGFITPAYIYEICCWGAYYNSAMNPLIYALFYPWFRKAMKVILSGGFFKDSSSTISLYSE; encoded by the coding sequence ATGGCCAGCAATCTTTCCCAACCTGATCCCGTGCAGCTCTGCTATGAGAATGTGAACAGATCTTGTATTAAATCTCCCTACTCGCCTGCATCTCGGGTGATTCTGTATGCAGTGTTCGGCTTTGGGTCTTTATTGGCTATCTTTGGAAACTTCTTGGTGATgacttcagttcttcacttcaagCAGCTGCATTCGCCAGCCAATTTCTTGATCGCCTCTCTGGCCTGCGCGGACTTTCTGGTGGGAGTGACCGTGATGCCCTTCAGCATGGTCAGGTCCGTGGAGAGCTGCTGGTACTTTGGAGCCAGATTCTGTGCCCTTCACAGCTCCTGTGATGTGGCATTTTGTTACTCTTCTCTCTTCCACTTGTGCTTCATCTCCATCGACAGGTACATTGCTGTGACTGACCCACTGGTCTATCCCACCAAGTTTACGGTGTCTGTGTCAGGGGTCTGCATCAGCATCGCCTGGATCCTGCCCATGGTGTACAGCGGAGCTGTGTTCCTCACGGGTGTCAGTGACGACGGGATGGAGGAATTAGTAAGTGCTCTCAACTGTATAGGCGGTTGTCAAATTGTTGTAAATCAAGAATGGGTTTTGATAAGTGTTCTGGTATTTTTTATACCTTCCCTCATTATGGTAATTCTTTATGGGAAGATTTTTATTGTAGCTAAACAACAAGCtctaaaaattgaaaacactgGCAGCAAAGCAGAATCAGAGAGCTATAAATCCAGAGTggccaagagagagagaaaagcagctAAAACCCTGGGGGTCACAGTAGTAGCATTTATGATTTCATGGTTACCATATACAATTGATATATTAATTGATGCCTTTATGGGTTTCATAACCCCTGCCTATATTTATGAGATTTGCTGTTGGGGTGCCTATTACAACTCAGCCATGAACCCTTTGATTTATGCTTTATTTTACCCTTGGTTTAGGAAAGCCATGAAAGTTATTTTAAGTGGGGGATTTTTTAAAGATAGTTCATCAACCATTAGTTTATATTCAGAATGA
- the TAAR9 gene encoding trace amine-associated receptor 9 yields MVNNFSHAEAVELCYQNVNGSCVKTPYTPGPRAILYAVLGLGAVLAVFGNLLVIVAVLHFKQLHTPTNFLIASLACADFLVGVTVMPFSTVRSVESCWYFGESYCKFHTCFDTSFCFASLFHLCCISVDRYIAVTDPLTYPARFTVSVSGLCIVLSWFFSVTYSFSVFYTGANEEGIEDLVVALSCVGGCQAPLNQNWVLLCFLLFFIPTVVMVFIYGKIFLVAKYQARKIESTASQAQCSSESYKDRVAKRERKAAKTLGIAVAAFLVSWLPYIIDAVIDAYMNFITPPYVYEILVWCVYYNSAMNPLIYAFFYPWFRKAIKLIISGQVLRSDSSTINLFSEEADID; encoded by the coding sequence ATGGTGAACAATTTCTCCCACGCCGAAGCTGTGGAACTCTGCTACCAGAACGTGAATGGGTCCTGTGTTAAGACTCCTTACACACCAGGTCCTCGGGCAATTCTCTATGCAGTCCTCGGTTTGGGGGCTGTGCTGGCCGTGTTTGGAAACTTGCTGGTCATCGTTGCTGTTCTTCACTTCAAACAGCTGCACACACCCACTAACTTTCTGATTGCATCGCTGGCCTGTGCGGACTTCTTGGTGGGAGTGACCGTGATGCCCTTCAGCACAGTGAGGTCGGTGGAGAGCTGCTGGTACTTTGGGGAGAGCTACTGTAAATTTCATACTTGTTTCGACACTTCCTTCTGTTTTgcctctttatttcatttatgctGTATCTCTGTCGATAGATATATTGCTGTGACTGACCCTCTGACCTATCCAGCCAGGTTTACGGTCTCTGTTTCAGGATTATGCATTGTTCTCTCTTGGTTCTTTTCTGTCACATAcagtttttctgtcttttacaCGGGGGCCAATGAGGAAGGGATTGAGGACCTAGTAGTTGCTCTCTCCTGTGTAGGAGGCTGCCAGGCTCCGTTGAATCAAAATTGGGTTCTGCTCTGTTTCCTCCTATTCTTTATACCCACTGTTGTCATGGTGTTTATATACGGTAAGATATTTTTGGTGGCTAAATATCAGGCCAGGAAGATAGAAAGTACAGCCAGCCAAGCTCAGTGCTCCTCAGAGAGTTACAAGGACAGAgtagcaaagagagagagaaaagctgcTAAAACATTGGGTATTGCCGTGGCAGCTTTTCTGGTCTCTTGGCTTCCATACATTATTGATGCTGTGATTGATGCTTATATGAATTTTATAACTCCTCCTTATGTTTATGAGATTTTAGTGTGGTGTGTTTATTACAATTCGGCTATGAATCCTTTGatttatgctttcttttatcCATGGTTTCGAAAGGCAATAAAACTTATCATAAGTGGCCAAGTCTTAAGAAGTGATTCATccacaattaatttattttctgaggAAGCAGACATAGATTGA